Proteins encoded together in one Pontiella desulfatans window:
- a CDS encoding helix-turn-helix transcriptional regulator, with product MMNELATNLMRLRKMNSLTQQDVADAAGISRVAYRNLKKGAAQPRQKTLQALADALNASVFDLLAPLEELQNQMLSIVTTAISSAV from the coding sequence ATGATGAACGAATTAGCGACAAATCTAATGCGGCTGCGAAAGATGAACAGCTTGACCCAGCAAGACGTGGCCGATGCCGCCGGCATCAGCCGCGTCGCCTACCGCAACCTGAAAAAGGGCGCTGCCCAGCCGCGCCAGAAAACCTTGCAGGCATTGGCCGATGCCCTGAACGCATCTGTATTCGACCTGCTTGCCCCCCTGGAGGAACTCCAGAACCAAATGCTGTCCATCGTAACCACGGCCATCTCCTCGGCGGTGTAG
- a CDS encoding glycoside hydrolase family 2 TIM barrel-domain containing protein, whose product MKKEGLAAIGGLVLASPLAAAPNWDNIEVIQENCEPPHATMMVYPDAAAALAGVREDSSWFRLLNGQWKFQWSENPENRPEAFFETEFDDSRWGEIKVPSNWQIQGHGVPVYKDDGLVFPLDLPNAPHEANPVGSYRTEFKISKDWSSRKVYLHFDGVDAAFFVWVNGRKVGYSQGSRTPAEFDITDYIQPGKNQLAVEVYRFCDGSYLEDQDMWRLSGIFRDVYLWSTAAPHIRDFTVVTDLDEQYKDAILKVDAEVLNPVGSVEVVLLDPSGGEAGRARSPSAPSVALEIPVAAPAKWSAENPALYTALITLRDSAGKTIEVIPQAVGFREVEIRGESFLVNGKQILLKGVNRHEHDPDTGHVVTRETMMRDIALFKQHNINAVRTSHYPDDPLWYALCDQYGIYVMDEANLETHFAGNDPGNVVANTPAWQEQMLDRQRRMVMRDKNHPSIITWSMGNEAGDGPNFKPCLDWIHATDPTRPVHYEGSSRSGGVHSDWGSNMYAAETVDGRLGQPYLLCEYTHSMGNSTGNLKEYWDTIHASPRHHGGYIWDWMDQGLRIPVPEGKTDPFGRVTAMAYGSFWAKYRDAAYDKKFGNWIGQFCMNGLVGADWEPHPGLKALKHVYRNIHAAPVDLAAGKVRIKNGFDFVNLDDIAEGRWSVVSDAGKATGGIFQSLDIPPGAEKEFAVDLSSIIPEPGKEYFLNLEFVTKADAFYAKAGHVLAEEQFKLLMHEPAALQNPAALPALKWKEKKDLVSVRGKGFSVKFNKVSGRMDSFVFQGVELVEEGLRPDFWRARTDNDMGASRRDYISTTWKTAGEEAITSGCDVRLLASGAVKVSFESELPDGLGMFDTDYTVYGNGEIAVSAAYSKGGRSGQILYRYGMRMAMPGGFENISWHGRGSHATYSDRCFAPVGVYHGTIDGQWIDYSNPQENGNKTDVRWAALRNADGVGLLVKGAQPLSINAGHFRAAEMEDAAYAFDLQRRDEAILNIDLAQQGVGGNNSWGATPLHEYLLPAEDFSYRFHLLPVKAQEKELPALGRSLTGVERSFEVSLPKFEGPLIGQAKVAECTTAQGWTATADSEETANGNVVANAFDGDPETRWCAADHQNGHWLQVDFGEEKPIGTLKIVWENASDYKYRVAVSNDGNTWKTAADFSKGGDELQTKLAPVNSSARFVRIIVDVPPLGRWACIREIEVID is encoded by the coding sequence ATGAAAAAAGAAGGTTTGGCCGCTATCGGCGGCCTAGTGCTTGCAAGCCCGTTGGCGGCCGCGCCGAACTGGGACAACATTGAAGTGATCCAGGAAAACTGCGAGCCGCCGCATGCGACGATGATGGTGTATCCGGATGCGGCCGCGGCGCTGGCCGGCGTCCGCGAAGATTCTTCTTGGTTCAGGCTGCTCAATGGCCAGTGGAAATTCCAATGGTCGGAAAATCCCGAAAATCGCCCGGAGGCTTTTTTCGAAACTGAGTTCGATGATTCGAGGTGGGGCGAAATCAAGGTTCCGTCCAACTGGCAGATTCAGGGGCATGGCGTTCCCGTGTACAAGGACGACGGCTTGGTCTTTCCGCTCGACCTTCCGAACGCGCCGCACGAAGCCAATCCCGTGGGATCCTATCGAACCGAATTCAAGATTTCCAAGGATTGGAGCAGCCGCAAGGTGTATCTGCATTTCGACGGCGTGGATGCGGCGTTTTTTGTGTGGGTCAACGGCCGCAAGGTCGGCTATAGCCAAGGCAGCCGAACGCCAGCGGAGTTCGATATCACCGACTATATCCAACCCGGAAAAAACCAGCTGGCCGTGGAGGTCTACCGTTTTTGCGACGGCTCCTATCTTGAAGACCAGGATATGTGGCGGCTCAGCGGCATCTTCCGCGATGTCTACCTCTGGAGCACGGCAGCGCCGCACATCCGCGACTTCACCGTCGTCACCGACCTTGATGAACAGTACAAAGACGCGATCCTCAAAGTGGATGCCGAAGTGCTCAATCCAGTCGGTTCTGTTGAAGTCGTCCTTCTTGATCCTTCCGGCGGCGAAGCGGGTAGGGCTCGCTCTCCGAGCGCGCCTTCTGTCGCATTGGAAATCCCGGTAGCCGCGCCAGCCAAATGGTCAGCCGAAAATCCGGCGCTCTACACCGCATTGATTACGCTCAGGGATTCCGCTGGCAAAACCATCGAAGTGATCCCACAGGCCGTCGGCTTCCGCGAAGTGGAGATTCGCGGCGAGTCGTTTTTGGTGAATGGGAAGCAGATCCTGCTCAAGGGCGTCAACCGCCATGAGCACGATCCCGACACGGGGCACGTCGTGACGCGCGAAACAATGATGCGCGATATCGCGCTGTTTAAGCAACACAACATCAACGCCGTGCGCACCTCGCACTATCCCGACGATCCGCTGTGGTATGCGCTGTGCGACCAGTACGGCATCTATGTCATGGACGAGGCCAACCTCGAAACCCACTTTGCCGGGAACGATCCTGGCAATGTTGTGGCCAACACGCCCGCGTGGCAGGAGCAAATGCTCGACCGCCAGCGCCGCATGGTCATGCGCGACAAGAACCACCCATCGATCATCACGTGGTCGATGGGCAACGAAGCGGGCGACGGTCCCAACTTCAAGCCCTGCCTCGACTGGATCCACGCAACCGACCCGACGCGCCCGGTGCATTACGAAGGCTCGTCACGTTCCGGGGGCGTCCACTCCGACTGGGGTTCGAACATGTATGCCGCCGAAACGGTGGATGGCCGTCTGGGGCAGCCCTATCTGCTTTGCGAATACACCCACTCGATGGGCAACAGCACCGGCAACCTCAAGGAATATTGGGATACGATCCACGCCTCTCCGCGCCATCACGGCGGCTACATCTGGGACTGGATGGACCAAGGGCTGCGCATTCCGGTGCCCGAAGGCAAAACCGACCCGTTCGGCCGCGTAACCGCCATGGCCTATGGAAGCTTCTGGGCGAAATACCGCGACGCCGCCTACGACAAGAAGTTCGGCAACTGGATTGGCCAGTTTTGCATGAACGGGCTGGTGGGCGCCGACTGGGAGCCGCATCCGGGCCTCAAGGCCCTCAAGCATGTCTACCGCAACATTCACGCAGCGCCGGTCGATCTTGCCGCCGGCAAGGTGCGGATCAAAAACGGATTCGACTTCGTCAACCTCGACGACATCGCCGAGGGGCGATGGAGCGTGGTTTCCGACGCCGGCAAGGCCACTGGCGGAATCTTCCAATCCCTGGACATTCCGCCTGGCGCGGAAAAGGAATTCGCCGTTGACCTGTCGTCGATTATTCCAGAGCCTGGAAAGGAATATTTCCTTAATTTGGAATTTGTAACGAAGGCCGACGCCTTCTATGCCAAGGCCGGGCACGTGCTTGCCGAAGAGCAGTTCAAGCTGCTGATGCATGAACCCGCCGCATTGCAGAATCCTGCCGCTCTTCCTGCCTTGAAATGGAAAGAAAAAAAGGATTTGGTTTCCGTTCGGGGCAAGGGCTTCTCCGTGAAGTTTAATAAGGTTTCCGGCCGCATGGACTCGTTTGTTTTCCAAGGCGTGGAACTGGTGGAAGAGGGATTGCGCCCCGACTTCTGGCGCGCCCGGACAGACAACGACATGGGCGCAAGCAGGCGCGACTATATTTCCACCACATGGAAAACGGCAGGCGAAGAGGCCATAACCTCCGGATGCGATGTGCGGCTCCTTGCTTCCGGCGCCGTGAAGGTATCGTTCGAGTCGGAGCTTCCGGACGGCCTAGGAATGTTCGATACCGATTATACGGTCTATGGAAACGGTGAAATTGCGGTGAGCGCAGCCTATTCAAAGGGCGGGCGCAGCGGGCAGATCCTATATCGCTACGGAATGCGGATGGCGATGCCGGGCGGATTTGAAAATATTTCGTGGCATGGGCGCGGGTCGCACGCGACCTATTCAGACCGCTGCTTCGCGCCGGTCGGCGTCTACCACGGCACGATCGACGGCCAATGGATCGACTATTCCAATCCGCAGGAAAACGGCAACAAGACGGATGTGCGCTGGGCGGCGCTGCGGAACGCGGACGGCGTTGGCCTGTTGGTGAAGGGCGCGCAGCCGCTGAGCATCAACGCTGGTCACTTCCGCGCCGCCGAAATGGAGGATGCCGCCTATGCCTTCGATTTGCAGCGTCGCGATGAAGCTATCCTGAACATCGACCTCGCGCAGCAAGGCGTGGGCGGGAACAATTCGTGGGGCGCCACGCCGTTGCACGAATATCTGCTGCCGGCAGAGGATTTTAGCTATCGCTTCCATCTGCTTCCTGTCAAGGCGCAGGAAAAGGAACTGCCCGCACTCGGCCGTTCGCTGACCGGTGTCGAACGTTCGTTCGAGGTTTCCCTGCCCAAGTTTGAAGGGCCGCTGATTGGCCAGGCCAAGGTGGCGGAATGCACGACGGCGCAGGGATGGACCGCTACGGCCGACAGCGAGGAAACCGCGAACGGCAATGTGGTGGCCAACGCATTCGATGGCGATCCGGAAACGCGCTGGTGCGCGGCCGACCACCAAAACGGCCATTGGCTTCAAGTCGATTTCGGGGAAGAGAAGCCCATTGGAACGCTCAAGATTGTGTGGGAGAACGCCTCGGATTATAAATACCGCGTGGCGGTCTCGAACGACGGGAACACATGGAAGACCGCCGCGGATTTCAGCAAGGGCGGCGACGAGTTGCAGACGAAGCTTGCCCCGGTGAACTCCTCGGCGCGGTTTGTCCGTATTATCGTCGATGTGCCGCCGCTCGGAAGATGGGCCTGCATCCGTGAAATCGAAGTGATAGATTAG
- a CDS encoding glycoside hydrolase family 2 protein — protein sequence MKKWNVIIGLVMISAIGAFSAPTTSRLENWRFSKADTDEWTAVTVPHTWNAADGHNGGTYYRGAGCYRTDLNIPEVGSQRVFLRFIAVGTAAEVVLDGQSIGSHLGGYSAFAFEITDQVKSGKTHDLRVKADNTHRPDAAPLSGDFTVCGGMHRPVELIVKNAVCISPLDHASPGVFIFQENVSREKAGLRVRTLIDNGERKEKNIRTLVTLTDAEGKQVAHKSQSVQVEAGLVENAELLLELSNPRLWHGIEDPYLYTLTVALFDGETEVDRYAKRVGLRYFHIDPEKGFFLNGESYPLHGVNMHQDRAVKGAAVSDEDIRSDFAHIREIGANCLRLAHYPHSSLSYEICDETGLLAWAEIPLVNQVTHDPGFAPNARQQLLEMVRQHNNHCSIFTWSLSNEMFHRKTEEPMELLRELQAICKAEDPARPTSLATNNRRKELCNLTDLVAFNNYPGWYGSNPEGMQGVLDAYNQAGGLRGVGVSEYGAGGSIRHQDLSLKRVAPKGNWHPEQWQAHLHERQYNAIMNTPACWGSFVWAMFDFSSDGRSEGDRDGVNDKGLMTHDRAIRKDAFYFYKAHWSKESVLHLTSKRYRIRNTRRVPVKVYSNQPEVMLSVNGKKIGASKPDRLKAARWENIELVEGKNKIVVAAGDLRDEAVWIFDPTAPTPGPAAESIVQGLFSASDAEKGHSPKGAFDGNAATRWATSKKGAWLAREFENPVETRSISIRWYKGGERNYSFKVETSTDGNTWRPAFAGKSGKQDGYETYSFDVAYELSHVRIICNGHGGGVWSSIVDVRLGM from the coding sequence TTGAAAAAATGGAATGTGATAATCGGGTTGGTAATGATCTCGGCCATAGGGGCCTTTTCAGCGCCTACCACAAGCCGACTTGAAAACTGGAGATTTAGCAAGGCCGACACCGATGAATGGACAGCGGTCACCGTGCCGCACACCTGGAACGCCGCTGATGGCCACAACGGCGGCACCTACTATCGCGGGGCGGGGTGCTACCGAACCGACCTGAATATTCCAGAGGTTGGAAGCCAACGGGTCTTCCTGCGTTTCATCGCAGTGGGCACTGCGGCGGAGGTTGTTCTCGACGGGCAATCCATTGGCTCGCATCTGGGCGGCTACTCGGCATTCGCGTTCGAGATTACCGATCAGGTGAAAAGCGGGAAAACCCACGACTTGCGCGTCAAGGCCGACAATACGCATCGCCCCGACGCGGCGCCGCTTTCGGGCGACTTCACCGTATGCGGCGGCATGCACCGCCCGGTGGAGCTGATCGTTAAAAATGCGGTGTGCATCTCGCCGCTCGACCACGCCTCTCCAGGTGTTTTCATCTTTCAGGAAAACGTGAGCCGCGAAAAGGCGGGCTTGCGCGTGCGGACGTTGATCGACAACGGGGAGCGGAAGGAAAAGAACATCCGGACGCTTGTCACGCTAACCGATGCCGAGGGGAAGCAAGTTGCGCATAAGAGCCAGAGTGTTCAGGTTGAAGCTGGCTTGGTGGAAAACGCGGAACTGCTGCTGGAACTATCAAACCCCCGCTTGTGGCACGGCATCGAAGATCCCTATCTCTACACGCTGACCGTCGCCCTTTTTGATGGCGAGACGGAGGTGGACCGATATGCCAAGCGGGTGGGGTTGCGCTATTTTCATATCGATCCCGAAAAGGGGTTCTTCTTGAACGGGGAATCCTATCCGCTACACGGCGTGAACATGCATCAGGACCGCGCGGTCAAGGGCGCGGCGGTTTCGGACGAGGATATTCGGAGCGACTTTGCGCATATCCGCGAAATCGGCGCCAACTGCCTGCGCCTGGCGCACTATCCGCATTCGTCGCTGTCCTACGAAATATGCGACGAGACCGGCCTGCTGGCCTGGGCGGAAATCCCGCTGGTCAACCAGGTCACGCACGATCCGGGCTTTGCGCCGAACGCCAGGCAGCAATTGCTCGAAATGGTTCGGCAGCACAACAACCATTGCTCGATCTTTACCTGGAGCCTCTCCAACGAAATGTTCCACCGCAAAACCGAGGAGCCGATGGAGCTGCTCCGGGAATTGCAGGCCATATGCAAGGCGGAGGATCCCGCCCGTCCGACGTCGCTGGCCACGAACAACCGGCGCAAGGAACTGTGCAACCTCACCGACCTGGTTGCCTTCAACAACTATCCGGGCTGGTATGGCTCGAATCCCGAAGGCATGCAGGGCGTGCTCGATGCCTACAACCAAGCAGGCGGTCTCCGCGGCGTCGGGGTCAGCGAATATGGCGCGGGCGGCTCCATCCGCCATCAGGATCTTTCCCTTAAGCGCGTCGCGCCCAAAGGCAATTGGCATCCGGAACAGTGGCAGGCCCATCTGCACGAGCGGCAGTACAACGCCATCATGAACACCCCAGCCTGCTGGGGCAGCTTCGTCTGGGCCATGTTCGACTTTTCCAGCGACGGCCGCTCGGAAGGGGATCGCGACGGCGTGAACGACAAAGGCCTCATGACCCACGACCGCGCGATACGCAAGGATGCGTTCTATTTCTACAAGGCGCATTGGTCAAAGGAATCCGTGCTGCACCTGACGTCGAAGCGCTACCGGATTCGCAACACCCGCCGCGTTCCGGTCAAGGTCTACAGCAACCAACCGGAAGTGATGCTGTCGGTGAACGGAAAGAAAATCGGCGCGTCCAAGCCCGACCGCCTCAAGGCCGCCCGCTGGGAAAACATCGAGCTCGTTGAAGGGAAAAATAAAATCGTAGTCGCCGCCGGAGATCTTCGCGACGAAGCCGTATGGATTTTCGATCCGACCGCTCCTACGCCCGGTCCCGCCGCCGAATCGATTGTCCAAGGGCTGTTCAGCGCCTCTGATGCTGAAAAAGGGCATTCTCCCAAAGGTGCGTTCGATGGAAATGCCGCCACGCGCTGGGCAACCTCGAAAAAGGGCGCATGGTTGGCGCGCGAATTCGAGAATCCGGTTGAAACCCGATCCATCTCCATCCGTTGGTACAAGGGCGGCGAGCGAAACTATTCCTTCAAGGTTGAAACCTCGACCGACGGAAACACTTGGCGCCCAGCCTTTGCCGGCAAGAGCGGCAAGCAGGACGGATACGAAACCTATTCGTTCGACGTCGCCTACGAGCTGAGCCATGTCCGGATCATCTGCAACGGACATGGCGGCGGGGTATGGTCATCGATCGTCGATGTCCGGCTTGGGATGTGA
- a CDS encoding glycoside hydrolase family protein, with the protein MASSEIQLLPVPRTSVLSEPGLIVWGASMVQDDDGVCHLFYCRWKGRLVRDWYMRSEIVHATAPSPGGPYTPQGVVLTKRPEGADAWDGLSSYNPTVVRFGDKYYLYYTGCNGANRRIRREDGSFKSSPNGTALAQRVGVAVADHPAGPWKRMDEPLVDLSDDGFDSQMVCNPSVTQGSDGRFLMVYKCSDGSPKTGGGIYLTVAFSDHPTGPFKKTGTKILSHPDSAFAVEDPFVWWEDGRYRIVVDDQHGDFSGEKGLILFESEDGLDWRKSDPFVLSRCQIDWEGGPLEKTHHLERPQIWLKDGKPAMLFAAIAREGNEYFNVHIPLQAVSSEK; encoded by the coding sequence ATGGCCTCTTCGGAAATCCAGCTGCTTCCCGTGCCGCGCACATCGGTGCTCTCGGAACCCGGACTTATTGTCTGGGGCGCGAGCATGGTGCAGGACGATGATGGCGTCTGCCACCTTTTCTACTGTCGATGGAAGGGGCGGTTGGTGAGGGATTGGTACATGCGCTCGGAGATCGTGCATGCCACGGCGCCATCGCCCGGAGGACCCTACACGCCCCAGGGCGTGGTGCTGACCAAGAGGCCGGAGGGCGCCGATGCGTGGGACGGCCTTTCCTCCTACAATCCGACCGTTGTGCGTTTCGGCGACAAATACTACCTCTACTACACCGGCTGCAACGGGGCGAACCGCCGCATTCGCCGGGAAGACGGATCGTTCAAGTCCTCCCCGAACGGCACCGCATTGGCGCAACGCGTCGGCGTGGCGGTGGCCGACCATCCGGCTGGGCCATGGAAACGGATGGACGAACCGTTGGTGGATCTTTCGGATGATGGCTTCGATTCCCAGATGGTTTGCAACCCCAGCGTGACCCAAGGTTCGGACGGCCGCTTTTTGATGGTCTATAAGTGTTCGGATGGGTCGCCGAAGACCGGGGGCGGCATCTATCTGACCGTCGCTTTTTCCGACCACCCGACCGGCCCGTTCAAAAAGACCGGAACGAAGATTCTTTCGCATCCGGATAGTGCATTTGCCGTGGAGGATCCCTTCGTCTGGTGGGAGGATGGCCGATACCGTATTGTGGTAGACGACCAGCACGGCGACTTTTCCGGAGAAAAGGGGCTGATCCTGTTTGAGTCGGAGGACGGCCTGGATTGGCGGAAATCCGATCCGTTCGTGCTCAGCCGGTGCCAGATCGACTGGGAAGGCGGGCCGCTCGAAAAAACACATCATCTCGAACGCCCGCAGATCTGGCTGAAAGACGGAAAGCCGGCCATGCTCTTTGCCGCGATTGCGCGAGAGGGCAATGAATATTTCAACGTGCATATTCCGCTCCAGGCGGTATCTTCGGAAAAATAA
- a CDS encoding alpha-L-fucosidase — protein MKIKNVGAVVVLGLVLVAASSCKSTGTKRAEARHYDGSWESLQTMPIPDWFEEGKIGIFIHWGPYSVVGYRKAARGYSEHVPKIIYEDPKHYYPYMEKRWGAHPPDFGYKDIIPEFKAENWNPEDWAELFAEVGAKYVVLTAEHHDGWANWDSDLTPWNAVDKGPKRDLVGDLGEAVRAKGLRYAPSYHRERHTGFFAKAKFAVHSEPRPDIAEEIRRVPEALMLYGPEFSYNKAFVDDYVARWKEIQTKYQPDMLWTDDVPILTRDGNNLAAGELRPEIQYFYDQLRLMITDYMNDAAARGQDVYLNNKGANCNWPDGVGCLEKDNLKLAVIGPKWESCTTFGSSYGYLAAEEEPGHKKNKTVKEVVHSLIETISRNGNFLINIGPRADGTIPEWQVSRLRAMGGWLKINGDAIYGTRYWKEFEQQNENLAFTTKRKALYAIKLEKPAAPFMIDATAGWTKDQVKSVKLLGSPADVAWEMTANGLRITPPADLGSSMYAWSFEIATDEQQHDPNAIVKDANEVLKNTGHVNLDGHARKTPGKK, from the coding sequence GTGAAGATTAAAAACGTGGGAGCTGTTGTTGTGCTGGGGTTGGTTCTTGTTGCCGCCAGCAGTTGCAAGAGCACGGGAACCAAGCGTGCGGAAGCAAGGCACTATGACGGCAGTTGGGAATCGTTGCAGACCATGCCGATTCCGGATTGGTTCGAGGAAGGAAAGATCGGCATCTTCATCCACTGGGGACCCTACAGCGTGGTGGGCTATCGCAAGGCCGCGCGCGGCTACTCGGAGCATGTGCCGAAAATAATCTACGAGGATCCGAAGCATTACTATCCCTACATGGAAAAACGCTGGGGGGCGCATCCGCCGGATTTTGGCTACAAGGACATCATTCCCGAATTCAAGGCGGAGAATTGGAATCCGGAGGACTGGGCGGAACTGTTCGCGGAAGTGGGGGCGAAATATGTCGTGCTGACGGCCGAGCATCACGACGGCTGGGCCAACTGGGATTCGGACCTGACGCCATGGAACGCCGTGGATAAAGGGCCGAAGCGCGACTTGGTCGGCGACCTGGGCGAAGCGGTTCGCGCGAAGGGGTTGCGATACGCGCCGTCGTACCACCGCGAGCGGCACACGGGCTTTTTCGCGAAAGCCAAATTCGCCGTTCATAGCGAACCCCGCCCGGATATCGCGGAAGAGATTCGCCGCGTTCCCGAGGCATTGATGCTGTATGGTCCGGAGTTTTCCTACAACAAAGCATTCGTCGATGATTACGTGGCGCGTTGGAAAGAGATTCAGACTAAATATCAACCGGATATGTTGTGGACGGATGATGTCCCGATTCTTACCCGCGACGGAAACAACCTGGCCGCGGGAGAGCTGAGGCCGGAGATTCAATATTTTTATGACCAGCTGCGCCTGATGATCACCGACTACATGAACGACGCCGCGGCGCGGGGCCAGGATGTTTATCTGAACAACAAAGGGGCGAATTGCAACTGGCCGGACGGCGTGGGCTGTTTGGAAAAAGATAATCTAAAGCTGGCGGTGATCGGTCCCAAGTGGGAAAGCTGCACCACCTTCGGATCTTCGTACGGCTATCTGGCCGCCGAGGAAGAGCCCGGCCACAAAAAAAATAAAACCGTGAAGGAAGTTGTTCATAGCCTGATCGAAACCATCAGCCGCAACGGCAATTTCCTGATCAATATCGGGCCAAGAGCGGACGGCACGATTCCGGAGTGGCAGGTGAGCCGGTTGCGCGCAATGGGCGGGTGGCTGAAGATCAACGGCGACGCGATCTACGGCACACGCTACTGGAAGGAATTCGAGCAGCAAAACGAGAACCTCGCCTTCACGACCAAGCGCAAGGCGCTCTATGCGATTAAGCTGGAAAAACCCGCCGCTCCATTCATGATCGACGCCACCGCGGGGTGGACGAAGGATCAGGTTAAGTCGGTCAAGCTGCTTGGTTCCCCCGCGGACGTTGCTTGGGAAATGACCGCCAACGGATTGCGAATCACTCCGCCGGCTGATTTGGGCTCCAGCATGTACGCCTGGTCGTTCGAGATCGCGACCGATGAGCAACAGCATGATCCCAACGCGATCGTCAAGGACGCGAACGAAGTGCTGAAAAACACGGGGCACGTGAATCTGGATGGCCATGCCCGTAAAACCCCCGGGAAGAAATAA
- a CDS encoding sulfatase family protein — protein MAAGAADQPNVVLIYADDMGYGEIEALNPERSSIPTPSLNRLAEEGVVFTDAHTSSSVCSPSRYALLTGRYNWRTRLQRGVVKGNADPLIAEGRATLANLFRDQGYSTAIVGKWHLDYNYEIPEGLKNAPVQGETREFYPSGFPVGTHIPDGPITRGFDSFYGFHHAGAMSGIVRDDTIVEDMKVVDVLPALTKEAVGFIDRKSTEAKAGKPFFLYFPLSSPHGPIAPSKEWQGKSELGSYGDFIMQTDASVGAVMAALDRNGLRENTIIVFSTDNGTSPIAKFEDLEAAGHYPSANLRGHKADLWDGGHRVPFILRWPGNAAPGTQCNQLICLSDMMATFAEFFGVALADDTAEDSVSFLPALYSKPVKEGREAIVHHSINGRFGIRRGDWKLLLAPGSGGWASPKDPDAAAKGLPDVQLYNLREDLGEQNNLQAEHPEKVAALIQLLETYVANGRSTPGAVQKNDAEIDLFKKELNKPRKRVKKKK, from the coding sequence ATGGCTGCTGGCGCTGCGGATCAACCGAACGTGGTTCTTATCTATGCCGATGATATGGGCTATGGAGAAATCGAAGCCCTCAATCCGGAGCGGAGCAGCATCCCGACGCCGAGCCTGAACCGGCTGGCGGAAGAAGGGGTGGTCTTCACCGACGCACACACCAGCTCATCGGTCTGCTCCCCGTCGCGCTACGCGCTGCTGACCGGTCGCTACAACTGGCGCACGCGTTTGCAGCGGGGGGTTGTGAAAGGCAACGCCGATCCGTTGATCGCCGAAGGCCGCGCGACGCTCGCCAACCTGTTCCGCGATCAGGGATACAGCACGGCGATTGTCGGGAAGTGGCACCTCGACTATAACTATGAAATTCCTGAAGGGCTGAAAAACGCGCCCGTGCAGGGGGAGACGAGGGAATTCTATCCCTCCGGGTTTCCGGTCGGCACCCATATTCCCGACGGACCGATCACCCGGGGGTTCGATTCCTTCTATGGCTTCCACCATGCCGGCGCCATGAGCGGCATCGTTCGTGACGACACCATTGTCGAAGACATGAAGGTGGTTGACGTGCTGCCCGCGCTGACCAAGGAGGCGGTTGGCTTCATTGATCGCAAAAGCACCGAAGCCAAAGCCGGAAAACCGTTCTTTCTCTACTTTCCGCTCAGCTCGCCGCACGGCCCGATTGCTCCTTCCAAGGAGTGGCAAGGGAAAAGCGAGCTCGGAAGCTATGGCGATTTCATCATGCAGACCGACGCCTCGGTCGGGGCGGTGATGGCGGCGCTTGACCGCAATGGGCTGCGCGAAAACACGATCATTGTTTTCAGCACGGATAACGGGACTTCCCCGATCGCGAAATTTGAAGATCTGGAAGCCGCGGGGCATTATCCCAGCGCCAACCTGCGCGGTCACAAGGCCGATCTGTGGGATGGCGGCCACCGCGTTCCCTTTATCCTGCGTTGGCCGGGCAATGCGGCGCCCGGGACGCAATGCAACCAGCTCATTTGCCTGTCGGACATGATGGCCACCTTTGCCGAGTTCTTTGGGGTAGCTTTGGCCGACGACACCGCCGAGGACAGCGTCAGCTTTCTGCCGGCCCTGTACAGCAAGCCGGTAAAGGAGGGGCGGGAAGCCATTGTCCACCATTCGATCAATGGCCGGTTTGGTATTCGCCGGGGTGATTGGAAGCTGCTGCTCGCGCCGGGATCCGGCGGCTGGGCTTCTCCCAAGGATCCGGACGCGGCGGCGAAGGGGCTGCCGGATGTCCAGCTCTACAATTTGCGAGAGGATCTCGGCGAACAAAACAACCTCCAGGCCGAGCATCCCGAAAAAGTCGCTGCGCTGATCCAGCTTCTGGAAACCTATGTGGCCAATGGCCGCAGCACGCCCGGGGCTGTCCAAAAGAACGATGCCGAAATCGACCTCTTCAAAAAAGAACTGAACAAGCCCCGGAAACGGGTCAAAAAGAAGAAATAG